One genomic window of Halictus rubicundus isolate RS-2024b chromosome 12, iyHalRubi1_principal, whole genome shotgun sequence includes the following:
- the LOC143359641 gene encoding uncharacterized protein LOC143359641, giving the protein MMHQEEDKHKSSLESCNISPSKLQQLQRSRESEGRDAHRSRTQTIKRAFESTPRNSPQKHMKTPESHGSFRKDAVSQLGSGSSFQKSESIQQRENLEKIQKTCPKGTFFNTLIDQWSKHMGVQIPLTQTIGSQENPQIDELKRKLAMEEQKTQLLTKKLKSAEETISSLTANRDAESLEKEEILKQLNNDWELITNYYSEISESLKGFKEHKDNLYKIYNNITVMQETAVKKLQQELNDMKLKEDDRKNICAAAENKVIIQEKRMQEMMIEETKLKKLLEDVKSESASEKNRLENAHAEERVELIKEQEKLTSTNVKLQGQLKNIVQEKQNLTELLKEKDKEISVQQQDIFTFKNKIEDLLSQTADLNVKYEKSVEETDEFKKELESKLQEISRLRENLNSRQEIETGLDKDLKIMETKYKKSSNDFATIQKQLKDMEVRNSDLQNTIKNITKKSEHQTMELIKKIESLEQEKENILSEKRSKIKV; this is encoded by the exons ATGATGCACCAGGAGGAAGATAAGCATAAATCATCTTTAGAATCATGCAACATATCTCCGAGCAAATTACAACAATTGCAGAGAAGCAGAG AATCTGAAGGAAGAGACGCGCACAGATCTCGTACACAGACAATAAAACGAGCATTCGAGTCTACACCTCGGAATAGTCCTCAGAAACACATGAAGACACCAGAAAGTCACG gGTCATTCAGGAAAGATGCGGTATCACAACTTGGAAGCGGTTCCAGTTTTCAAAAAAGCGAATCGATACAGCAACGTGAGAATCTGGAGAAGATTCAAAAAACATGTCCCAAGGGAACATTCTTCAACACGTTGATAGACCAATGGTCGAAGCACATGGGTGTGCAGATCCCGTTGACGCAAACAATAGGG TCGCAAGAGAACCCCCAAATTGACGAATTGAAGCGGAAGCTCGCTATGGAGGAACAGAAGACTCAATTGCTCACGAAAAAGCTGAAAAGTGCTGAGGAAACGATATCTTCGCTCACAGCTAATCGTGATGCCGAATCGCTAGAGAAGGAAGAAATTTTAAAGCA ATTGAACAACGACTGGGAGTTGATAACCAATTATTATTCCGAGATATCCGAGAGCCTGAAGGGATTTAAAGAACATAAagataatttatataaaatatacaacAATATTACAGTTATGCAAGAAACAGCagtgaaaaaattgcaacaagAGCTAAACGATATGAAACTAAAAG AGGACGATCGAAAAAACATTTGCGCAGCAGCTGAAAATAAAGTAATAATTCAAGAGAAAAG aatGCAGGAAATGATGATCGAAGAGACCAAGTTGAAGAAATTATTGGAGGACGTCAAGAGCGAGTCAGCTTCGGAGAAAAATCGTTTAGAAAATGCTCACGCGGAAGAGAGAGTAGAATTAATAAAG GAACAAGAAAAGCTCACGTCGACGAACGTTAAGTTACAAGGGCAATTAAAGAATATCGTTCAGGAGAAGCAAAATTTAACCGAATTGCTGAAAGAAAAAGATAAAGAAATCTCGGTCCAGCAAcaagatatttttacattcaA AAACAAGATTGAGGACCTGTTGAGTCAGACTGCAGACTTAAATGTTAAATACGAGAAATCGGTTGAAGAGACAGATGAATTTAAAAAGGAATTGGAGTCCAAACTGCAAGAA atCAGTCGACTCAGAGAAAACCTAAACAGTCGACAGGAAATAGAAACCGGTTTAGACAAAGaccttaaaataatggaaacgaAGTATAAAAAGTCAAGTAATGATTTCGCAACTATACAAAAACAATTAAAGGATATGGAAGTTCGTAATTCGGATCtacaaaatacaattaaaaatataacaaaaaaaagTGAACACCAAACcatggaattaattaaaaaaattgaatccttggaacaagaaaaggaaaaCATACTTTCCGAGAAACGTTCAAAAATTAAGGTATAA
- the Gk1 gene encoding glycerol kinase 1: protein MPEKIKHAGPLIGAIDEGTSSARFLVFDVISRNVIASHQIEITQKYPQEGWVEQDPKEILQAVINCIKKTMEKLSNFGLSPSDIKAVGITNQRETTLLWDKDTGEPLHNAIVWHDMRTTTTLEDILDSIPNKTRNKNYLKPLCGLPMSPYFSALKIRWLIDNIPRVKQSVEAKKCVFGTVDTWLLWNLTKGQLHVTDVSNASRTMLMNIETLKWDPLLCRFFGIPQHILPEIRSSAEKYGTISNPSILSGIPISGCVGDQQGALLGQLCLQPGQAKATYGTGCFLLYNTGSVKVDSHQGLITTIAYKIGKSPAVYALEGSVAVAGAALSWLRDNMQLFSNIAECQEMADRAIHSGDVYFVPAFSGLYAPYWQQDARGVICGITEDTQDHHIVRATLEAVCFQTRDILEAMVKDSGTRLTTLLVDGGMTVNNLLMQLQADITGINVMRPNMVETTALGAAILAAVGIELIDINDVDASQVTKFSPKIGEDERDLKYSKWKMAIERSMNWDTASSSFDK, encoded by the exons ATGCCGGAAAAGATTAAACATGCAGGGCCGCTCATAGGAGCGATCGATGAGGGAACAAGTAGCGCTCGGTTCTTG GTATTTGATGTAATAAGCAGAAACGTGATAGCGTCACATCAGATTGAAATTACACAAAAGTATCCCCAAGAAGGATGGGTAGAACAGGATCCGAAGGAGATTTTACAAGCTGTGATAAATTGTATAAAGAAGACAATGGAAAAGCTGAGCAATTTTGGCTTAAGTCCGTCAGATATAAAAGCAGTTGGGATTACCAACCAACGAGAGACTACTTTACTGTGGGATAAGGATACAGGGGAACCATTGCATAATGCAATTG TTTGGCACGACATGAGAACAACTACTACATTGGAAGATATACTGGACAGTATACCTAATAAAAcaaggaataaaaattatttaaaaccaCTCTGTGGACTGCCAATGTCACCATACTTTAGTGCTCTTAAAATACGCTGGCTTATTGACAATATACCACGTGTGAAGCAGTCAGTAGAAGCAAAAAAGTGTGTTTTTGGAACAGTCGACACATGGCTTCTCTGG AATCTAACAAAAGGACAATTGCATGTGACCGATGTTTCAAATGCATCCCGTACCAtgttaatgaatattgaaactttaaaatGGGATCCTTTGCTATGTCGATTTTTTGGAATTCCACAACACATTCTCCCTGAAATACGGTCCAGCGCTGAAAAGTATGGGACTATTTCGAATCCTAGTATTCTTTCAGGAATACCTATATCAGGG TGTGTAGGTGATCAACAAGGAGCGCTGCTTGGTCAGTTATGTTTACAGCCTGGACAAGCAAAAGCTACTTACGGAACTGGATGTTTCTTGCTATACAATACTGGAAGTGTT aaaGTGGATTCACATCAGGGTCTTATAACAACTATTGCATACAAAATCGGGAAATCACCAGCAGTTTATGCATTAGAAGGCTCTGTTGCTGTGGCTGGAGCAGCATTGTCTTGGTTGCGTGATAACATGCAACTTTTCAGTAACATTGCAGAATGTCAAGAAATGGCAGATCGTGCAATACATTCAGGGGATGTATATTTTGTTCCTGCATTTTCTGGCCTGTATGCACCATATTGGCAACAAGATGCACGAGG TGTAATTTGTGGTATCACAGAAGATACACAAGACCATCATATAGTAAGGGCAACTTTAGAGGCTGTCTGTTTCCAAACAAGAGATATTTTAGAAGCCATGGTAAAAGATTCTGGAACAAGGTTAACAACATTACTAGTCGATGGTGGCATGACTGTAAATAATTTACTCATGCAGTTGCAAGCGGATATTACTGGAATAAACGTTA TGAGACCCAATATGGTAGAAACGACGGCACTGGGTGCAGCTATATTAGCAGCTGTAGGTATCGAGCTCATTGATATTAACGACGTAGACGCATCACAAGTTACGAAATTTTCACCTAAGATCGGAGAAGATG AACGGGATTTAAAGTATTCTAAATGGAAAATGGCTATAGAGAGATCAATGAATTGGGATACTGCATCCTCTTCATTCGACAAATAA